The following proteins come from a genomic window of Myroides odoratus DSM 2801:
- a CDS encoding RecQ family ATP-dependent DNA helicase → MDKNNAITLLRKSLNNPNAQFRDDQWESIQKLTTAKEKLLVIQRTGWGKSLVYFISTRILRDQGKGPSIIISPLLALMRNQIESAKRLGIKAVSINSANFDDWEEIKKKVLNDKVDTLLISPERLASEEFIEKILYPIADKIGLFVVDEAHCISDWGHDFRPDYRRIVGILKGMPKGMPILGTTATANNRVINDIKEQIGNINVIKGLLTRDSLKLQNIILNDQASRLAWLKENIPKLKGSGIIYVLTKRDVRTVSEWLEKCGVNSAAYYSGVKSDDFEDSNSYREYLEDALYDNKLKVLVSTTALGMGYDKPDLNFVIHFQAPNSIISYYQQVGRAGRAIDNAYGILLSGQEDAEIHKYFREHAFPPQEIVESILQVLDDYDGLSTIKIEEILNLRKGKIEQTIKYLSVEEFSPITKEGSQWKRTAINYKMDIEKIERLTNQRLLEWSIVQDYLVTKQCLMEFLQKELDDPNIQKCGKCSNCQTDTKLPISVAQNNIIEATIYLKQSEFDILPRKQIAANALPTYNIKGNLKINFQAETGKVLSRWGDSGWGKIVSEDKHLGYFRDDLVDAICEMILNRWQPNPFPEWLTCIPSLRNPELVSNFAERLSKKLKIPFFPIIKKVKESHPQKEQENSFHQCNNLDGVFEIDGIVQNKPVFLLDDAVDSRWTFTIATMLLKKAGSGLVYPIALASTSVNE, encoded by the coding sequence ATGGATAAAAATAATGCAATAACTCTCCTTCGAAAATCCCTCAATAATCCTAATGCTCAATTTAGAGATGACCAGTGGGAGTCTATACAAAAACTAACTACTGCTAAAGAAAAACTACTCGTGATACAACGTACTGGTTGGGGGAAAAGTTTAGTTTATTTTATAAGCACAAGGATACTAAGAGATCAAGGAAAGGGACCAAGTATTATTATATCTCCACTATTAGCATTAATGCGTAATCAAATTGAATCTGCAAAACGACTTGGAATTAAAGCCGTTTCTATAAACTCAGCAAATTTTGACGATTGGGAAGAAATAAAAAAAAAAGTTTTAAACGATAAAGTTGATACCCTACTTATTTCTCCTGAAAGACTAGCTAGCGAAGAATTTATAGAAAAAATCCTTTATCCAATTGCTGATAAAATAGGACTATTTGTTGTTGACGAAGCTCATTGCATTTCAGATTGGGGTCACGATTTTCGTCCAGACTATAGAAGAATTGTTGGTATTTTAAAAGGAATGCCTAAAGGAATGCCTATCTTGGGTACTACAGCGACTGCTAATAATAGAGTAATTAATGATATTAAAGAACAAATTGGAAATATCAATGTAATTAAAGGATTACTTACCAGGGATAGTTTAAAACTACAGAATATTATTCTAAATGACCAAGCGTCTAGATTAGCTTGGCTTAAAGAAAATATACCCAAATTAAAAGGTTCTGGTATTATTTATGTATTAACAAAACGTGATGTTAGAACAGTTTCAGAATGGTTAGAGAAATGTGGGGTAAATTCAGCAGCATATTATTCTGGTGTTAAAAGTGACGATTTTGAAGATTCAAACTCTTATAGAGAATATCTAGAAGACGCATTATATGATAATAAATTAAAAGTATTGGTCTCAACAACAGCATTAGGAATGGGATATGATAAACCAGATCTTAATTTTGTAATTCATTTTCAAGCACCTAATTCCATAATAAGCTATTATCAACAAGTAGGACGTGCAGGGAGAGCTATAGATAATGCTTATGGGATACTCTTATCAGGACAAGAAGATGCTGAAATTCATAAATATTTTAGAGAACATGCTTTTCCTCCTCAAGAAATAGTTGAAAGTATATTGCAAGTACTGGATGATTATGATGGTTTGTCAACTATAAAAATAGAGGAAATACTAAATTTAAGAAAAGGTAAAATAGAACAAACAATTAAATATCTTAGCGTTGAAGAATTTTCACCAATTACAAAAGAAGGATCTCAATGGAAAAGAACTGCTATCAATTATAAAATGGATATTGAAAAAATTGAACGATTAACAAATCAACGTTTATTAGAATGGAGTATTGTTCAAGACTATTTAGTTACAAAACAATGTTTAATGGAATTTTTACAAAAAGAATTAGATGACCCTAATATTCAAAAATGTGGTAAATGCTCAAACTGCCAAACAGATACAAAATTACCTATTTCTGTAGCTCAGAATAACATTATTGAGGCAACTATTTACTTAAAACAGTCAGAATTTGATATTTTACCTAGAAAACAAATTGCTGCAAATGCATTACCTACGTATAACATAAAAGGCAATCTAAAAATAAACTTTCAAGCAGAAACGGGAAAAGTACTTTCTCGTTGGGGAGACTCTGGGTGGGGTAAAATAGTTTCAGAAGATAAACATTTGGGATACTTTAGAGATGATCTTGTTGACGCTATTTGTGAAATGATCTTAAATCGCTGGCAACCAAATCCATTTCCAGAATGGTTAACTTGTATACCTTCCTTAAGAAACCCTGAATTGGTTTCGAATTTCGCAGAACGTTTATCTAAAAAGTTAAAAATTCCTTTTTTTCCAATAATTAAAAAAGTTAAAGAATCTCACCCCCAAAAAGAACA